The uncultured Eubacteriales bacterium region TGACGGAGAAGAGAAGGTACTGGTACCCGGAGGCATCAATGGTAGTCCCGCTCTGGGGACGGATGACGGCGCACTGGGCAGCCTCGCCCGGATCTCCATTGGCCGTGGTAGTCAGCTTTAGGCCGGTGCTTCCGCCCAGATTGGCTGTACTGTCCCCACGGGAGACGGATGCGCTGGTGCCGGCAACATAATTCGTATTGCTCTCCAGATTATTGAACCAAACGGGGGTGGGGGCGGAGCCGGACTGTGTACCCGTCCACTTCATGGTCACCATGGACTCGGCCGGGATCGTGTAGTCCAGGACCTGATTGCCCCACTTGATCTTCATTACTTGCCCCCGATTCAGCAGATTCGTCATAACCAGGACCTTGGAGCCGTCGGGGTTCTTAAAGGCCACCGTCTCAATATTGCCGTCGAGACTGGTGGAGTCGATGCGGTAGGCGCTTGGGTCCACAAACTTACTCACATGGCCCAAGGTGTAGTAGTCCACATTATGGGACCAGCCGCCGGTGGAATTGATGGTGATCAGGCCGCGGTTCGTGGAGTCGTGGTGCTGGTTAACATCATAGTAGTAGTCGGGGCCGCCGTTCTCATCCAGGGCCAGGTTCCAATAGACGATCGACTTGCTCCAGTTCCGGGCGATATTGACCACGCTGGAGCTCTGGTTGAGGAAGGCCGTGCGCCACTTGGGGAAACCCCACTCGCCGCCGGAGCCCTCTGTAAACCAAATGTCCTTGTTTGGGAATTCTTTATGAACGACGGACATGACCTCCTCGTCACCCTCGTACCAGTGCCAGGCAGATCCGTCGGTCCTGGCGAGTGCGTTCGCGTTCGCGTAATACTCAAAGGGATAGGCCCCATCCCGATAGTTGGTAGTAGTATAACTGTGGTCCCAGCAGATAATTTTGGTGTCCAGACCGTTGCTGCGCAGCGTGGGATAGAGGTAGTTCGCTACTAAATTCTGTGCCTCGGTGTGAGACATGGGGAGTGCGGGCCAGTCATAGCTGGCATGGTCGGGCTCGTTGGTAGGGGTTATAGCGTATATGTCCACCCCCCGGCTCTCATAGTTCTGCACGAATTTTAAAAGGTAGTTTGCGTAGGCCTGGTATTTGTCCGTACGCAGAGTCCCCTTGACGCCGTTGTACATCCCCAGCTCGGAGCCGTTATTTTTCATCCATCCCGGAGGGCTCCAGGAGGAGGCGACCACCTTGACGCGGCCAGGCTCTATGGAAAGGGCGTCCTGTACGGTGGGAAAAATCGTCTCCAGCTCATGGGAGAAGTCAAAATCAGGAAGGCTGTCTGCCTGTGCGTTGGGCGCGAAGTTATAAGGCGCCACACAGTGGTCGCTGGCTCCAATGGTCTGACGGAGCATACTCAGCCCGATGCCCGTCTCCTTGTCAAACAGCGTGTTCATAACTTCTGTTTTCTGCGCGTTGGTAAGTTTGTT contains the following coding sequences:
- a CDS encoding conserved exported hypothetical protein (Evidence 4 : Homologs of previously reported genes of unknown function), producing the protein MKVKRFLAYPLALSIMMAALPTAGLAAGPSVQVWVSQVNAADTGMAKGLEPQSSLTFSDDTGARISNLIVVDESNTYQQMDGFGASITEASADLYQNKLTNAQKTEVMNTLFDKETGIGLSMLRQTIGASDHCVAPYNFAPNAQADSLPDFDFSHELETIFPTVQDALSIEPGRVKVVASSWSPPGWMKNNGSELGMYNGVKGTLRTDKYQAYANYLLKFVQNYESRGVDIYAITPTNEPDHASYDWPALPMSHTEAQNLVANYLYPTLRSNGLDTKIICWDHSYTTTNYRDGAYPFEYYANANALARTDGSAWHWYEGDEEVMSVVHKEFPNKDIWFTEGSGGEWGFPKWRTAFLNQSSSVVNIARNWSKSIVYWNLALDENGGPDYYYDVNQHHDSTNRGLITINSTGGWSHNVDYYTLGHVSKFVDPSAYRIDSTSLDGNIETVAFKNPDGSKVLVMTNLLNRGQVMKIKWGNQVLDYTIPAESMVTMKWTGTQSGSAPTPVWFNNLESNTNYVAGTSASVSRGDSTANLGGSTGLKLTTTANGDPGEAAQCAVIRPQSGTTIDASGYQYLLFSVKDMVNPTGCTVKVTFVDQSGKESSAWSHEKTVYENWTRIWVPVAGADGFDRQHISEIRLGFYWRGDYYIDDLSFACGYADGIPSFGNGNLVINGSFEDDGCVAAAPEGWHFEGANPESTYLEKNSSSASGRFHVVHYSAQAHDAYTWQTIYGLENGTYTLRAMVQSGGGQTQNKLLATDFGGAGEKNVTIPVSTPWVRVEITGIQVTNGKCTVAFYTQGNAGDWSCIDNVELIKQ